The window CGTCCGCCCGCCAGATCTTGAAGCCGGCGGTGAGGTCGCGGATCCGGACCCGCAGCAGCGTGTGCACGTAGAGGTTGGCCCAGCCGCTGAGCGCCCGCCGGTAGAACGGCCAGTTCTCGTCGAGCTCGCCGCCCGGCACGTACCGGGAGCCGATCACCACGCCGGCCTGGGTAGAGAGCAGCGCGCCGAGCATGCCCGGCAGCGCCTCCGGCGGGTGCGACAGGTCGGCGTCCATCTGCGCCACGTACTCCGCGCCGCCGTCGAGGGCACGCCCGATGCCGTCCACGTAGGCCCGGCCGAGGCCCTCCTTGCCGGCCCGGTGCACGACCTCGACCCGGTCGGGGTGCTCGATGGCCAGCTTGTCCGCCACCTCACCCGTGCCGTCCGGCGAGTTGTCGTCGGCGACCAGGATCTTCAGGCCCGGCAGCGGCAGGGCCAGCAGCCGCTCGACCAGCACCGGGAGGTTGCCCGCCTCGTTGTAGGTGGGAACCACGACGGTCAGGCGTGCGTCCCGCCACGGCACGGGCAACTGCACGGGTTCGATCATGTCGGACATCCTCGGTCGGCGGACAGGGCTCCCTGAGAGCGTAGCCAGTTGCCACATCCGGGTCGAAAAGGCCACCCCTACCGCCCCGTCTTCCGCCCCGACGAGGGCCCGTTCCGGGTGTCAGCGGAGGCGGCGGGCCAGCGCGGTGAGGGCCACCGCCAGGCCCGCCAGGGCGGCGCCGGAGACGGCCGGCTTGTGCGTACCGATCCACAGGGCGGCCGAGCGGCCCCGGGCCCGGTCGGTGAACACGCCCTCCGCGCCCCGGTCCCGTTCGTCGTCCCCGGGACGGTCCAGGTTGTCCCGCCAGGCGACCGGGTCGATCGGGGTGTCGGTCTGCTGGCTGTCGTAGCCGTCGCGTGCCAGCTTCCGGTCGAGCAGGCCGGGGGCCAGGACATCGCCGAGCCGGGCGCGCCAGGTCGGTCCGCCCACGTTCAGCTCGCGCGGCCCGTGGTCGGCCGCCCAGACGATCGCCTTCGCGGCCACCTCGGGTGCGAAGATCGGCGGTACGGGCTGGGGGTGCCGGGGCAGTCGGGTGCGTACCCAGGAGAACTGCGGGGTGTTGATCGCCGGCAGTTGCACCATCGACAGCTTCACGCCCGGGCAGTCGTGCAGCAGTTCCGCCCGCAGCGAGTCGTTGAAGCCCTGGACGGCGTGCTTGCTCGCGCAGTACGCCGACTGCAACGGGATCCCGCGGTAGGCCAGCGCGGAGCCGACCTGCACGACCGCGCCCCGCCCACGTGCCCGCATGTGCCGTAGCGCCGCGAGGGTGCCGTGCACGGTGCCGAGGTAGTTGACCTCGGTGACCCGCCGGAACTCGGTGGCCGGGATCTCCCACGCCGGGGCGAAGACCGAGACCATCGCGTTGTTCACCCACACGTCGATGCCGCCGAACCGGTGCACCACGTCGTCGGCGGCCTGCTGCACCGCCTCGGCGTCGGCCACGTCCACCCGGTAGGTGCACACCTCCGAGGCGCCCAGCTCCCGGCAGTCGCGCTCGGCGGCCGCCAGCCCGGCCTCGCCGCGGGCGAGCAGCGCGAGCCGGGCGCCGCGCTCGGCGTACCGGCGGGCGACCGCCCGTCCCACGCCGGCGCTCGCCCCGGTGACCACCACGGTCTGCGTCATGCGTCCGCCTTCTGCCGCATGGCGATGTCGGCCAGCCGGGTCAGGGTCTCCTTGTTGCGCTGGTGCAGCACCAGGTCGTTGATCTTGTTGCGTATCCAGTGCAGCGGACCGGCGGCGAAGTCCTCGCCGATGCGTACCCGGGTGGCGTCCGCGCCGACCGCTTCGAGGGTGAACACCACGATGGCCTCCCCGGCCGGCCAGAGGCCGGCGCGGATCACCAACCGGCGCGGCGGGTCACAGGTCAGCACCGTGGAGACGTCGTGCAGGGAGAACGGCCACGGCCCGGCCTTGTGGTGCAGTTGGCTGCCCACCCGGGGCCAGGCGTCGTCCACGTCGCGCACGTGCACCGTGCCCACGACCCAGTCGCTGTACGTCCACCCGTCCGCCAGCACCGCCCAGACCTGCTGCGGGGAAGCTTTGATCACTTTCTCCACAATCGCCACTGTGCTCCCATACCCCCGGTCTGGCCGGGGCTAACGGTGCCGATGGGTTAGCTTCTCCCGGGCGACGGGTAACGGCACCTGCGAGCCGGCGTGTCGGCGCCGCCGGCGTACGACGCGGGGGGCGCGTCCGGGACGACGTTTACTCCCCGGGGCGCCGGGAACCCGCCGGCTGTGCGACAGGACCAGGTGGAGCCGGATCAGCGCAGGTCAGCCCGGGTTTTTGCCGGTGCTGGCGCGGCGGGGCCCGGGCCCGTCCTGTTCGACGCGGTGCTGCTGGACCGCGACGGAACGCTGATCGAGGACGTGCCGTACAACGGCGACCCCGAGAAGGTACGGCCGGTGCCGGGGGCGCGGGCCGCCCTGGACCGGTTGCGGGCGGCGGGCCTGCGGCTGGCGGTGGTGACGAACCAGTCCGGCCTGGCCCGTGGCTTGTTCACCGGGGCGCAGATGGAGGCGGTGCACGCCCGGGTCGAGCGGTTGCTGGGGCCGTTCGACGCCTGGCTGGTGTGTCCGCACGACGACGGCGACGGATGCGGGTGCCGCAAGCCGGCGCCGGGGCTGGTGCACGCCGCGGCGCGGGAACTGGGCACCGTGCCGGCGCGGTGCGTGCTGGTGGGGGACATCGGCCGGGACATGATCGCGGCGTCGGCCGCGGGCGCGTCGGGGATCCTGGTGCCCACGCCGGTGACCCGGCCGCAGGAGGTGGCCGCCGCGCCGCAGGTGGCCGCCGATCTCCCGGCGGCGGTGGCGGAGATCCTGCGCCGCCAGGCGGCGCTCGACCCGGCCACCTACCGGCAGGCCGACACCGACACCGACGCCGCGCGGGGCGCCGGCAGGGGGCGGACGGGGACCGTGCTGGTGGTACGGGCCGACTCGGCCGGGGACGTGCTGGTGACCGGGCCCGCCATCCGCGCCGTCGCCGCCCACGCCGAGCGGGTGGTGTTGCTGTGCGGGCCCCGGGGCCGCGCCGCGGCGGAACTCCTGCCCGGCGTCGACGAGATCGTCGAGCACCGGCTGCCCTGGATCGACCCCGCCCCCGACCCCGTCGACCCCGCCGACATGCGTCAGCTCGCCGACCGGCTCGCCGCCGTGCACGCCGACGAGGCGGTCGTCTTCACCAGTTTCCACCAGTCGCCCCTGCCCCTGGCCCTGCTGCTGCGCCTGGCCGGGGTCGGACGCGTGAGCGCCATCAGCGACGACTACCCGGGCAGCCTGCTCGACGTACGGCACCGCGTGCCGGCCGGCGTACCCGAACCGGAACGCGCGCTCTCCCTCGCCGCCGCCGCCGGCTTCGCCCTCGCCGACCACGACGGACCCGCCCTGCGCCTGCGGCCGGCGCAGGCGCCGCCGCCGGAGGTCGGCGCGCCCGGCTACGTGGTGCTGCACCCCGGCTCGGCGGCGCAGGCCCGGGGCTGCCCGCCGGAGCTGGCCGCGCGGATCGCCCGCGCCCTGACGGCCGCCGGCCACCGGATGGTGGTCACCGGCGGCCCCGACGAGCAGGAGCTGACCGCGCGGGTGGCCGGCGACGTCGCCGTCGACCTGGGCGGGCGGACCGGCCTCGCCGGGCTGGCCGCGACGGTGGCCGGCGCCGGCGCGGTCGTGGTCGGCAACACCGGCCCCGCCCACCTCGCCGCCGCCCACGGGGTGCCGGTGGTCAGCCTGTTCGCCCCCACGGTGCCGTTCGGGCAGTGGGGGCCGTGGCGGGTGCCCACGGTGCGCCTCGGCGACGCGGAGGCCGCCTGCCGCGACACGCGGGCGGCGCGCTGCCCGGTGCCCGGGCACCCCTGCCTGAGCGGCGTCGACCCCGAGGAGGTCGTCGACGCGTTGCGGCTGCTCGGGGTGACCCCGTCGGCCCGGTCGGGGCCGCCCACCGGCGGCTCGTCCGCCGGCGTGACGACGCTGGCCACCATCGGCGGGAGCGGCGGATGAACCTGCTCCTGTGGCACGTGCACGGCTCCTGGACCACGTCGTTCGTGCACGGCAAGCACCGGTACCTGGTGCCCGTCACCCCGGACCGGGGCCCCTACGGCCTCGGCCGCGCCCGCACCTACCCGTGGCCCGACACGGCCGTCGAGGTGACCCCCGAGCAGTTGCGCACCGCCGACGTCGACCTGGTCGTCCTGCAACGCCCCGAGGAGATCGACCTCGCCGAGCGGTGGCTCGGCCGGCGGCCCGGCCGCGACGTACCCGCCGTCTACGTCGAGCACAACACGCCCAAGGACGGCGACGTGCCCAACAGCCGGCACCCCATGGCCGACCGCGACGACCTGCTCGTCGCCCACGTCACCGGGTTCAACGAGCTGTTCTGGGACACCGGGGCCACCCGCACCACCGTGGTCGACCACGGCATCGTCCCTCCCGCCGCGGAGTACACGGGCGAGCTCGACCGGCTCGCGGTGGTGATCAACGAGCCGGTACGCCGGGGTCGGGTCACCGGCACCGACCTGCTGCCCCGCTTCGCCGAGATCGCCCCGCTGGACGTCTTCGGCATGAAGGTGGCCGGGCTGGCCGAGCACCTGGGCCTGCCCGCCGACCGGCTCACCAGCCACGACGACCTGCCCCAGCACCGGATGCACGCCGAGTTGGGGCGGCGGCGGGCGTACCTGCACCTGTGCCGCTGGACCTCCCTGGGGCTGAGCCTGATCGAGGCGATGTCCATCGGGATGCCGGTGGTCGCGCTGGCCGCCACGGAGGCGGCGATGGCGGTGCCACCGGGGGCGGGCGCGCTGTCCACCCGGCTCGACACCCTGCTCGACGCCGCCCGCCGGTTCGTCGACGAGCCGGCGGAGGCACGCCGGGCGGGGGAGCGGGCCCGCGCCGCCGCCCGGGACCGCTACGGCCTCGACCGTTTCCTCGCCGACTGGGACCGGCTGCTGGAGGAGGAAGTATGCGCATCGCGATGATCTCGGAGCACGCCAGCCCGCTCGCCATCCTGGGCGGCGAGGACGCCGGCGGTCAGAACACGCATGTCGCCGAGCTCTCCGCCGCCCTCGCGGCCGCCGGACACGACGTGCGGGTCTACACCCGCCGCGACGCCGTGGACCTGCCGGTGACCGTACGCAGCGCCGACGGCTACGACGTGGTGCACGTCCCGGCGGGGCCGGCCGAGCCGGTCGCCAAGGACGCCCTGCTGCCGCACATGCGGGAGTTCAGCCGCTGGCTGGTCGACCGGTGGCGGGGCGGCGACTGGATGCCCGAGGTGATCCACGCGCACTTCTGGATGAGCGGCCTCGCCGCGCTGGCCGCCAGCCGGCAGACCGGCGTTCCGGTCGTGCAGACGTACCACGCCCTGGGGGTGGTCAAGCGGCGCCACCAGGGCGTGCAGGACACCAGCCCGGCCCGCCGGATCGGCTACGAGCGGGAGCTGGGCCGGGCCGTCGACCGGGTCATCGCCCAGTGCCGCGACGAGGTCGGCGAGCTGGTCCGGATGGGCGTGCCACGGTCCCGGATGACGGTCGTGCCGTCCGGGGTCAACCTGGGCACGTTCGCCCCGCTGGGGCCGACCGCCGAGCGGGAGGACGGCCGGCCGCGGATCCTGACCGTCGGCCGGCTGGTCGAGCGCAAGGGCTTCCAGACCGTGGTGCGGGCGATGGCGTACGTGCCCGAGGCCGAGTGCGTGGTCGTCGGCGGCCCGCCCGCCGGCCTGCTGGAGACCGACCCGTACGCCCGCCGGCTGCGCGCCCTCGCGGTCAGCTGCGGGGTCGCCGACCGGGTGCGACTGGTCGGCGCGGTCCCCCGCGAGGAGATGGGCCGCTGGTACCGCTCGGCGGACGTCCTGGTGGCCGCCCCCTGGTACGAGCCGTTCGGGCTCACCCCGCTGGAGGCGATGGCGTGCGGCGTGCCCGTGGTGGGCACCGCCGTCGGCGGGATCAAGGACACCGTGGTCGAGGGCGTCACCGGCGACCTGGTGCCGGCCCGGGACCCGCGTGCGCTGGGCGCCGCGATCCAGGGGCTGCTCGACGACCGGATCCGCCGCTTCGCGTACGCGACGGCGGCGCGGGAACGGGCCCGGCGGCGGTACTCCTGGGCGGCCACGGCGGAGCGGCTGGTGGAGGTCTACGGCGACGTGGCGGTCCACCGGCCGGCCCGGGTGGTGGCCTGATGGCGGCACCCACGCCGCTGGACGCGCACCTGACGAACCTGGCGGCGGCGCTGGTGCCCTTCCGGCGGCACGAGACGCTGCTGGCCCGGTGGGGGGAGGCCCTCGCGCGTCGGCTGGTCGACGGCGGCCGGCTGCTGGTGGCCGGCAACGGCGGTAGCGCCGCCGAGGCCCAGCACCTCACCGCCGAACTCGTCGGGAAGCTCCGCGACGACCGCCAGCCCCTGTCCGCCATCGCGTTGCACGCGGAGACCTCCGCGATGACCGCCATCGGCAACGACTACGGCTACGACGAGGTCTTCGCCCGCCAGGTACGCGCCCACGGCCGCGCCGGCGACGTCCTGCTGCTGCTGTCGACCAGCGGTACCAGCGCCAACCTGCTGGCCGCCGCCCGGGCCGGCCGCGACAGCGGACTCACCTGCTGGGCCCTGACCGGCCCCGCCCCCAACCCCCTGGCGGAGCTGTGTCACGACGTGCTCGCCGTCGGCTCGGCCGACAGCCAGGTCGTGCAGGAACTCCACCTCGTCACCAGCCACCTCCTCTGCGAGTACGTCGAGCGGGCGCTGCCGGTGGCGCCCGCCGCGCCCGTACGGACCGGGGTCGAGGTGGTGCTCGACGGCGGTGCAGGTCAGCAGGTCCAGGCGTGATGAGGAGGGCAGCGTGAGGGGACCCGTCGTGGTGGTCGGTGACACCCTGCTGGACCGGGACGTCGAGGGGGTGGTGAACCGGCTCTGCCCGGACTCGCCCGTGCCGGTGCTGGACGAGACCGCGCACGTCGACCGGCCCGGTGGTGCCGGGCTGGCCGCCGTCTTCGCCGCCGCGCAGGGCGCCGACGTGGTGCTGGTGACCGCGTTGGCGGACGACGCGGGGGGTGCCCGGCTCGCCTCGTTGCTCACCGACGCCGGTGTGCAGGTGTATCCCCTCGGGCTGCGCGGCGGCACGCCGGAGAAGGTCCGGCTGCGCGCCCGGGGTCGGGTGCTGCTGCGCCACGACCGGGGCGGCGCGGCCGGTACGCCCGGCGAGCCGTCCGAGGCGGCGCTGCGGGTGATCGCCCGGGCCTCCGCCGTGCTGGTCAGCGACTACGGCCGGGGCGTCGCCCGGCAGCCCGCGCTGCGGGCGGCGCTGACCGCCACCCGGGCGCCGGTGCTCTGGGACCCGCATCCGCGGGGACCGGCGGCGGTTCCGGGGGTGCACCTGGTGACCCCCAACGAGTCCGAGGTGCGGGAGCTGGTCACGGTCGCGCCGGGGGCGACCCGGCTGGCGACGGCGGCGCGGGGCGCCCAGGGGCTGCGCCAGCGCTGGCGCGCCGGCGCGGTCGCGGTGACCCTGGGCGGGGACGGGGCGCTGCTCTGCCACGCCGGCGCGACGCCGATGGTGGTGCCGGCCCCGGCCGTCGCCGAGGGGGACACCTGCGGGGCCGGTGACCGGTTCGCGGCCACCGCCAGCCTCGCCCTGGCGCGGGGGGCGCTGGTCTCC is drawn from Micromonospora sp. NBC_01740 and contains these coding sequences:
- a CDS encoding polyprenol monophosphomannose synthase; its protein translation is MIEPVQLPVPWRDARLTVVVPTYNEAGNLPVLVERLLALPLPGLKILVADDNSPDGTGEVADKLAIEHPDRVEVVHRAGKEGLGRAYVDGIGRALDGGAEYVAQMDADLSHPPEALPGMLGALLSTQAGVVIGSRYVPGGELDENWPFYRRALSGWANLYVHTLLRVRIRDLTAGFKIWRADALRDIGLERVQSNGYSFQVEMHYLATKLGHTILEVPIRFEERRDGASKMTTATKVESALMPFKLRSKHRNIER
- a CDS encoding SDR family oxidoreductase, producing the protein MTQTVVVTGASAGVGRAVARRYAERGARLALLARGEAGLAAAERDCRELGASEVCTYRVDVADAEAVQQAADDVVHRFGGIDVWVNNAMVSVFAPAWEIPATEFRRVTEVNYLGTVHGTLAALRHMRARGRGAVVQVGSALAYRGIPLQSAYCASKHAVQGFNDSLRAELLHDCPGVKLSMVQLPAINTPQFSWVRTRLPRHPQPVPPIFAPEVAAKAIVWAADHGPRELNVGGPTWRARLGDVLAPGLLDRKLARDGYDSQQTDTPIDPVAWRDNLDRPGDDERDRGAEGVFTDRARGRSAALWIGTHKPAVSGAALAGLAVALTALARRLR
- a CDS encoding SRPBCC family protein, with translation MIKASPQQVWAVLADGWTYSDWVVGTVHVRDVDDAWPRVGSQLHHKAGPWPFSLHDVSTVLTCDPPRRLVIRAGLWPAGEAIVVFTLEAVGADATRVRIGEDFAAGPLHWIRNKINDLVLHQRNKETLTRLADIAMRQKADA
- a CDS encoding HAD-IIIA family hydrolase, encoding MLLDRDGTLIEDVPYNGDPEKVRPVPGARAALDRLRAAGLRLAVVTNQSGLARGLFTGAQMEAVHARVERLLGPFDAWLVCPHDDGDGCGCRKPAPGLVHAAARELGTVPARCVLVGDIGRDMIAASAAGASGILVPTPVTRPQEVAAAPQVAADLPAAVAEILRRQAALDPATYRQADTDTDAARGAGRGRTGTVLVVRADSAGDVLVTGPAIRAVAAHAERVVLLCGPRGRAAAELLPGVDEIVEHRLPWIDPAPDPVDPADMRQLADRLAAVHADEAVVFTSFHQSPLPLALLLRLAGVGRVSAISDDYPGSLLDVRHRVPAGVPEPERALSLAAAAGFALADHDGPALRLRPAQAPPPEVGAPGYVVLHPGSAAQARGCPPELAARIARALTAAGHRMVVTGGPDEQELTARVAGDVAVDLGGRTGLAGLAATVAGAGAVVVGNTGPAHLAAAHGVPVVSLFAPTVPFGQWGPWRVPTVRLGDAEAACRDTRAARCPVPGHPCLSGVDPEEVVDALRLLGVTPSARSGPPTGGSSAGVTTLATIGGSGG
- a CDS encoding glycosyltransferase, with translation MNLLLWHVHGSWTTSFVHGKHRYLVPVTPDRGPYGLGRARTYPWPDTAVEVTPEQLRTADVDLVVLQRPEEIDLAERWLGRRPGRDVPAVYVEHNTPKDGDVPNSRHPMADRDDLLVAHVTGFNELFWDTGATRTTVVDHGIVPPAAEYTGELDRLAVVINEPVRRGRVTGTDLLPRFAEIAPLDVFGMKVAGLAEHLGLPADRLTSHDDLPQHRMHAELGRRRAYLHLCRWTSLGLSLIEAMSIGMPVVALAATEAAMAVPPGAGALSTRLDTLLDAARRFVDEPAEARRAGERARAAARDRYGLDRFLADWDRLLEEEVCASR
- a CDS encoding glycosyltransferase codes for the protein MRIAMISEHASPLAILGGEDAGGQNTHVAELSAALAAAGHDVRVYTRRDAVDLPVTVRSADGYDVVHVPAGPAEPVAKDALLPHMREFSRWLVDRWRGGDWMPEVIHAHFWMSGLAALAASRQTGVPVVQTYHALGVVKRRHQGVQDTSPARRIGYERELGRAVDRVIAQCRDEVGELVRMGVPRSRMTVVPSGVNLGTFAPLGPTAEREDGRPRILTVGRLVERKGFQTVVRAMAYVPEAECVVVGGPPAGLLETDPYARRLRALAVSCGVADRVRLVGAVPREEMGRWYRSADVLVAAPWYEPFGLTPLEAMACGVPVVGTAVGGIKDTVVEGVTGDLVPARDPRALGAAIQGLLDDRIRRFAYATAARERARRRYSWAATAERLVEVYGDVAVHRPARVVA
- a CDS encoding D-sedoheptulose-7-phosphate isomerase, encoding MMAAPTPLDAHLTNLAAALVPFRRHETLLARWGEALARRLVDGGRLLVAGNGGSAAEAQHLTAELVGKLRDDRQPLSAIALHAETSAMTAIGNDYGYDEVFARQVRAHGRAGDVLLLLSTSGTSANLLAAARAGRDSGLTCWALTGPAPNPLAELCHDVLAVGSADSQVVQELHLVTSHLLCEYVERALPVAPAAPVRTGVEVVLDGGAGQQVQA
- a CDS encoding PfkB family carbohydrate kinase, whose translation is MRGPVVVVGDTLLDRDVEGVVNRLCPDSPVPVLDETAHVDRPGGAGLAAVFAAAQGADVVLVTALADDAGGARLASLLTDAGVQVYPLGLRGGTPEKVRLRARGRVLLRHDRGGAAGTPGEPSEAALRVIARASAVLVSDYGRGVARQPALRAALTATRAPVLWDPHPRGPAAVPGVHLVTPNESEVRELVTVAPGATRLATAARGAQGLRQRWRAGAVAVTLGGDGALLCHAGATPMVVPAPAVAEGDTCGAGDRFAATASLALARGALVSEAVQEAVAEASAYVAGGGVATALPRAARPLPPAVSGPGGERVGVAAAAGVVSAVRASGGTVVATGGCFDLLHAGHVATLQAARQLGDCLVVCLNSDASVSGLKGPDRPVIPQGDRARLLAALSCVDAVMIFDEATPHAALSWLRPDVWVKGGDYAGDGGEPALPEAEVLRRWGGNAVVVPYLDGRSTTGLIAAARSTGTAVPLVGLPLTDTVPPAGPAPGGGPARPGGEHERARAGLAGPTTAEGTR